A genome region from Acidimicrobiia bacterium includes the following:
- a CDS encoding Gfo/Idh/MocA family oxidoreductase — translation MPTPLPITDRPVRVAVVGLGQIAELCLPPYETRADVEIVGLCDLDPARIEPWAQRFPKAATTTDLSELLRLDADVVDVLVPTPYHCAVVTQCLDAGFHVQVQKPLARSLEDADRMIAAAQRTGAVLRVLEDYVCFPPLTKLKEIVESGEIGPPQALHMKIVATARGGWDVNPASYEWQFAQAADGHGILTFDHGWHQLAVAHWLFGPIRRVFGWIRRTEFPGGFVLDVPATFVWEHHNGVRTVLDIVLAGDMYYRSDYYADDERVEVTGTRGYARCNRISGHGVQEPAVVVYRDGEMHAYHALGDEPPDAFAAMAANGIEWFRTGDGELLVEGTQARAVLASLLTALESAAQGVPLDISGSGSQASPS, via the coding sequence ATGCCCACTCCCCTGCCGATCACCGATCGGCCCGTGCGCGTCGCGGTCGTGGGTCTCGGCCAGATCGCCGAGCTCTGCCTGCCGCCGTACGAGACGCGCGCCGACGTCGAGATCGTCGGCCTCTGCGACCTCGACCCCGCACGCATCGAGCCGTGGGCGCAGCGGTTTCCGAAGGCGGCGACGACGACCGACCTCTCCGAGCTGCTGCGGCTCGATGCCGACGTCGTCGACGTGCTCGTACCCACGCCGTATCACTGCGCGGTCGTGACCCAGTGCCTCGACGCCGGCTTCCACGTGCAGGTGCAGAAGCCGCTCGCGCGCTCGCTCGAGGACGCCGACCGCATGATCGCAGCCGCGCAGCGCACCGGCGCGGTGCTGCGCGTGCTCGAGGACTACGTGTGCTTCCCGCCGCTCACGAAGCTCAAGGAGATCGTCGAGTCGGGCGAGATCGGACCTCCGCAGGCGCTGCACATGAAGATCGTCGCGACCGCGCGCGGCGGCTGGGACGTGAACCCCGCGAGCTACGAGTGGCAGTTCGCGCAGGCGGCCGACGGCCACGGCATCCTCACGTTCGACCACGGCTGGCACCAGCTCGCGGTCGCGCATTGGTTGTTCGGTCCGATCCGACGCGTGTTCGGCTGGATCCGCCGCACCGAGTTTCCCGGCGGGTTCGTGCTCGACGTGCCCGCCACCTTCGTGTGGGAGCACCACAACGGCGTGCGCACCGTGCTCGACATCGTGCTCGCGGGCGACATGTACTACCGCTCCGACTACTACGCCGACGACGAGCGCGTCGAGGTGACGGGCACGCGCGGCTACGCGCGCTGCAACCGCATCAGCGGGCACGGCGTGCAGGAGCCCGCGGTCGTCGTGTACCGCGACGGCGAGATGCACGCGTACCACGCGCTCGGCGACGAGCCGCCCGACGCGTTCGCGGCGATGGCGGCGAACGGGATCGAATGGTTCCGCACCGGCGACGGTGAGCTCCTGGTCGAGGGTACGCAGGCGCGCGCGGTGCTCGCGTCGTTGCTCACCGCGCTCGAGTCCGCGGCGCAGGGCGTACCGCTCGATATTTCCGGGTCGGGCTCGCAAGCTTCGCCCTCCTGA
- a CDS encoding spheroidene monooxygenase, whose protein sequence is MTVRASVHVANIGVGAGLSVLRSVPKPGSIAGLRRAEVAITAPLSASLLAQPDFGRVAFIGFWDDDASVDGFVDSHPLAAKLAGGFRVRLEPLRAHGAWPGLPSETPTARTVESTGPVAALTLGRLRVSQTIRFLKTSAKAEARALDAPGLIWASGLARPPFVSTFSLWESSRALATYAFGRGEPAHPEAVAEGDRKSFHKRQAFIRFRPYAAEGHLDGRNPLAEHALAAPAV, encoded by the coding sequence ATGACCGTGCGTGCGTCCGTTCACGTCGCGAACATCGGTGTCGGCGCCGGGCTGTCGGTGCTGCGGAGCGTCCCGAAGCCCGGAAGTATCGCCGGTCTCCGTCGGGCGGAGGTCGCGATCACGGCGCCGCTCAGCGCGTCGTTGCTCGCGCAACCCGACTTCGGCCGCGTCGCGTTCATCGGGTTCTGGGACGACGACGCGTCGGTCGACGGTTTCGTCGACTCCCATCCGCTCGCGGCGAAGCTCGCGGGCGGGTTCCGCGTGCGACTCGAGCCGTTGCGCGCGCACGGCGCCTGGCCGGGGTTGCCGAGCGAGACGCCGACCGCGCGCACCGTCGAGTCGACCGGGCCCGTTGCCGCGCTCACGCTCGGTCGGCTCCGCGTCAGCCAGACGATCCGCTTCTTGAAGACGAGCGCGAAGGCGGAAGCGCGCGCGCTCGACGCGCCGGGCCTGATCTGGGCGTCGGGACTCGCGCGGCCGCCGTTCGTCTCGACCTTCTCCCTTTGGGAGAGCTCCCGCGCGCTTGCGACCTACGCGTTCGGGCGCGGCGAGCCCGCGCATCCCGAGGCCGTCGCGGAGGGCGACCGCAAGTCGTTCCACAAGCGCCAGGCCTTCATCCGGTTCCGTCCGTACGCGGCGGAAGGCCACCTCGACGGGCGCAATCCGCTCGCCGAGCACGCGCTCGCCGCGCCGGCGGTCTGA